From a region of the Zingiber officinale cultivar Zhangliang chromosome 4B, Zo_v1.1, whole genome shotgun sequence genome:
- the LOC121977228 gene encoding uncharacterized protein LOC121977228, whose translation MQFGKPQAHAADPPSLAPEDSWPCGHRVAIRDINRAHDLMTQLQAVLLQFPVGSTWSQLGGDIIKDILKLTASALSALQSSEGIAGEKRTATWGRKKRRREEEEKWAVVTTVPYEDGRQWRKYGQKSINNTEHPRSYFRCTYKEEQGCEAKKTVQQEDGHADPPKFTVEYTARHTCKLSESTTGLPFQKPSWPPPTSDRLITSSSSSSSPSLVAATTDAKVDGQSRENVFFNGDLDLLRVRADPPSQLQSNHDWNPAAFGWDRLPEVIRRPSLVGLPTVWPSAHLQRPSTACPDSNYNLSENVNSRRDHSQLRPNSNHDPAAIAKKIKKGLWKSESEDPLSPWACTQVHDEMLDDWDWELDDLLGRASSLELDMLFGDE comes from the exons aTGCAGTTCGGCAAACCACAAGCTCATGCCGCCGATCCGCCGTCGCTGGCGCCGGAGGATTCATGGCCGTGCGGGCATCGCGTGGCGATCCGAGACATCAACCGAGCCCATGATCTGATGACCCAGCTGCAGGCTGTGTTACTTCAGTTCCCCGTCGGCTCCACCTGGTCGCAATTGGGCGGCGACATCATCAAGGACATACTGAAGCTCACCGCGTCGGCCCTCTCCGCCCTTCAATCCAGCGAGGGGATCGCCGGCGAGAAGAGGACTGCTACTTggggaagaaagaaaag gaggagggaggaggaggagaaatgGGCAGTCGTGACGACGGTGCCCTACGAGGATGGTCGCCAGTGGCGCAAGTACGGACAGAAGTCCATCAACAATACTGAGCATCCGAG gagctacttcagatgCACATACAAAGAGGAGCAAGGCTGCGAGGCCAAGAAGACGGTGCAGCAAGAAGACGGTCATGCGGATCCACCGAAGTTTACCGTGGAATACACCGCTCGCCATACCTGCAAATTATCCGAGTCGACAACAGGTCTCCCTTTTCAAAAGCCCTCTTGGCCGCCGCCGACCTCTGATCGCCTGATCACGTCCTCTTCGTCATCGTCTTCTCCATCACTTGTAGCTGCTACTACCGATGCTAAAGTCGACGGTCAAAGCCGTGAGAATGTCTTCTTCAATGGGGATCTTGATCTGTTGCGGGTGAGGGCAGATCCCCCTTCACAATTACAGTCGAATCACGACTGGAATCCGGCCGCATTTGGTTGGGACAGACTGCCAGAAGTCATTCGGAGGCCGTCCCTCGTTGGGCTCCCGACAGTCTGGCCATCCGCCCACCTCCAGCGACCTTCAACTGCTTGTCCCGACTCAAATTATAACCTGAGTGAGAATGTGAATTCAAGAAGGGATCATAGTCAATTACGGCCAAATTCCAACCACGATCCGGCTGCAATTGCAAAGAAAATCAAAAAAGGACTATGGAAAAGTGAATCAGAGGATCCGCTCTCGCCATGGGCGTGCACTCAGGTGCATGATGAAATGCTCGACGATTGGGATTGGGAGTTGGATGATTTGCTCGGCCGGGCAAGTAGTCTGGAGTTGGACATGTTGTTTGGAGATGAATGA
- the LOC121974329 gene encoding glycerol-3-phosphate dehydrogenase [NAD(+)] 2, chloroplastic-like, with protein sequence MAGVFIADPSLLSPLPPLPSARRSFSLPERNLRLYRNPWLLPASSPCVPPCSCAAGTLDPEPSEEIDNTSLSTRIEGGKDRRRAVRIAWEKLVRWSRSWRSKAKTDVLERTKKVAVLGGGSFGTAMAAHVASRKAGMEVSMLLRDSDVCRAINETHFNFKYFPEHRLPENIMATTSAKDALLGADFCLHAVPVQFSSSFLQGISQHVDPNLPFISLSKGLELNTLRTMSQIIPCALRNPRQPFVVLSGPSFAIELMGKMPTAMVVASKDKKLARSAQQLLASPNLRISSSRDVTGVEIAGALKNVLAIASGIVEGMNLGNNCMAALVAQGCSEIRWLATKMGAKPTTLTGLSGSGDIMLTCFVNLSRNRTVGVRLGSGEKLDDILGSMNQVAEGVSTAGAVIALAEKYHVKMPVLTAVARIIDNELTPRKAVLELMSLPQVEEV encoded by the exons ATGGCCGGGGTCTTCATCGCCGACCCTTCGCTTCTCTCTCCGCTGCCGCCTCTCCCCTCGGCTCGCCGATCCTTCTCCCTTCCGGAGAGGAATCTGCGGCTCTACCGCAACCCCTGGCTCCTTCCCGCCTCCTCCCCCTGCGTCCCTCCTTGCTCCTGTGCTGCCGGAACCCTAGACCCAGAGCCCTCCGAAGAAATCGATAACACTAGCTTAAGCACTAGGATCGAGGGTGGCAAAGACCGTCGGAGGGCTGTCAGGATTGCGTGGGAGAAGCTGGTCCGCTGGTCCCGATCCTGGCGGTCGAAAGCTAAGACCGACGTCCTTGAGAGGACCAAGAAG GTGGCTGTTCTTGGAGGGGGGTCATTTGGGACAGCAATGGCAGCACATGTTGCGAGCAGGAAGGCCGGGATGGAAGTCTCGATGCTCCTTAGAGATAGTGATGTCTGTCGAGCTATTAATGAGACGCACTTCAATTT CAAATATTTTCCTGAACACAGACTGCCAGAAAATATTATGGCCACAACCAGTGCCAAGGATGCTTTATTAGGAGCTGATTTTTGCCTACATGCTGTTCCTGTGCAG TTTAGTTCATCCTTTCTTCAAGGCATTTCACAACATGTTGACCCAAACTTGCCATTTATATCTCTTAGTAAAGGGTTGGAACTGAATACTCTTAGAACAATGTCTCAAATCATTCCATGTGCATTAAGAAACCCTCGTCAACCATTTGTTGTGTTATCTGGGCCTTCTTTTGCAATAGAGTTGATGGGCAAGATGCCAACAG CAATGGTGGTTGCATCAAAAGACAAAAAGTTGGCAAGGTCAGCTCAGCAATTATTAGCTTCCCCAAACCTGAGGATTAGCTCCTCGAG GGATGTTACAGGAGTGGAAATTGCAGGTGCACTGAAAAATGTGCTTGCCATAGCATCAGGGATTGTGGAGGGAATGAATCTTGGAAATAATTGTATGGCTGCTCTTGTGGCGCAGGGATGTTCTGAGATAAGATGGCTGGCTACAAAG ATGGGAGCAAAGCCAACAACACTTACTGGACTATCAGGATCTGGTGACATTATGCTTACATGTTTTGTTAATCTTTCAAGAAATCGAACTGTTGGAGTGCGGCTTGGATCAGGAGAGAAGCTTGATGACATACTGGGTTCAATGAATCAG GTTGCTGAAGGTGTATCCACAGCTGGGGCAGTCATTGCATTGGCTGAGAAGTACCATGTAAAAATGCCAGTTCTAACTGCAGTTGCTCGCATTATTGACAATGAATTGACTCCCAGAAAAGCTGTTCTTGAGTTGATGAGCTTACCACAG GTCGAAGAAGTTTGA